One window of the Pedobacter ginsengisoli genome contains the following:
- a CDS encoding AraC family transcriptional regulator, which translates to MKDIIPVHKLYERSSAGMEVLYFEGIKERASPLGIHRDDHYIFIFQEKGESNFMLDFKPLLVKGRALLYVLPGQVHHSIDSKNATGWFLAIDTLLVNEEYRAVFEQYIITNEPLSVDDAKAEKFKECLKLLYERFKLIEESLSRPIAHSLAQSYIGMVAEVYLAETQYGQKQNTRPIQINSQFRSLLLANFKTVKSPSEYAEKLNISLTYLNEVVKGHTGFPVSYWIHNEVVLEAKRLLYYSDLTVKEISFELGYSDHTYFSRLFTKVAGTSAGAFRAGYRK; encoded by the coding sequence GTGAAAGACATTATTCCAGTCCATAAACTCTATGAACGCTCCTCGGCCGGAATGGAGGTGCTCTATTTTGAAGGCATAAAAGAACGTGCATCGCCTTTAGGAATACATAGAGATGATCATTACATTTTTATATTTCAGGAAAAGGGAGAAAGCAATTTTATGCTTGATTTTAAACCGCTTTTGGTTAAAGGTCGTGCCTTATTATATGTATTGCCAGGGCAGGTACATCATAGCATAGATAGTAAGAATGCTACAGGCTGGTTTCTGGCAATTGATACGCTACTGGTTAATGAAGAATACAGAGCCGTTTTTGAACAATACATTATAACTAATGAGCCTTTATCTGTTGATGATGCTAAGGCAGAAAAATTTAAGGAATGCCTGAAATTGCTCTATGAAAGGTTTAAGCTTATTGAAGAGTCCTTAAGCAGGCCAATCGCGCATTCGCTGGCGCAGTCTTATATAGGAATGGTTGCTGAGGTCTATCTGGCAGAAACTCAATACGGGCAAAAACAAAATACCAGACCCATTCAAATCAACAGCCAGTTCAGAAGTTTACTTCTGGCAAATTTTAAAACAGTTAAAAGCCCTTCTGAATACGCAGAAAAATTGAATATCTCCCTTACTTATTTGAATGAAGTTGTTAAAGGGCATACGGGTTTTCCGGTTAGCTATTGGATTCATAATGAGGTTGTACTTGAAGCAAAGCGGTTGTTATATTATAGTGATCTGACGGTAAAAGAAATTTCATTTGAATTGGGCTACTCAGATCATACTTATTTTTCCAGATTATTTACTAAAGTTGCCGGAACTTCTGCCGGGGCTTTTAGAGCCGGATACCGCAAATAG
- a CDS encoding siderophore-interacting protein yields the protein MNLIKRKALVIFEKQFGKTGQVLDVRAWNPSTFYEIDLHLPGVDMSKWQSVQHMKCKVADGVYRDYTPAHWDEETQTCTLYVDAAHDGSGSKWAASLKPKDEIVYLGISSTFTKPVSSVSLTCLGDSSAIGHFLALEQLAGKGNVSGAVVIKEEEHRRAFRSYFDSPLEAIPQKVNSNINNLQEWLKEQNLDSGAVYLAGNVPMVVELRKIIKALPGFNGRVKVQGFWW from the coding sequence ATGAATTTAATAAAAAGAAAGGCACTTGTAATATTCGAAAAGCAATTTGGTAAAACCGGGCAGGTTCTGGACGTTCGTGCATGGAATCCTTCAACGTTTTATGAAATAGACCTGCACTTGCCGGGGGTGGATATGAGCAAATGGCAAAGTGTACAACATATGAAATGCAAAGTTGCAGATGGCGTTTACAGAGACTATACACCTGCACATTGGGACGAGGAGACACAAACCTGCACCTTGTACGTTGATGCAGCCCATGATGGTAGCGGAAGCAAATGGGCCGCCAGCCTAAAACCAAAGGATGAGATTGTTTACCTCGGCATTTCGAGTACTTTTACAAAACCTGTTTCTTCTGTATCTTTAACCTGCTTAGGCGACAGTTCGGCGATAGGACATTTTTTAGCTTTGGAGCAATTAGCAGGCAAGGGTAACGTTTCGGGAGCTGTAGTAATTAAGGAAGAAGAACACCGCAGAGCATTTAGGTCTTATTTTGATTCGCCGTTAGAAGCAATCCCTCAAAAAGTGAATAGTAATATTAACAATTTGCAGGAGTGGTTAAAAGAACAAAACCTTGATAGTGGTGCGGTTTATTTAGCTGGAAACGTTCCTATGGTTGTAGAACTCAGGAAAATAATTAAAGCATTACCGGGTTTTAATGGCCGTGTTAAGGTACAGGGTTTTTGGTGGTAA
- a CDS encoding DUF3050 domain-containing protein, producing the protein MGSAQLERIQKEIEPLRQQIINHKVYSVINDLEDLRIFMQYHVYAVWDFMSLLKSLQINLTCTTIPWFPVGSANNRYLINEIVAGEESDIDSKGERKSHFEMYLDAMSQCGADTNQINQFVNALKTTGDLNKAYELSDTPDEARSFVDFTFKVINSNQPHLQASTFTFGREDLIPNMFLTIVNDLNRKFPEQISLFKYYLDRHIEVDGDHHSHLALEMTSDLCGNNAEYWNAAEQATIESLKKRIELWDGAYNKIVFATTIA; encoded by the coding sequence ATGGGAAGTGCACAGCTGGAAAGAATCCAAAAAGAAATAGAGCCTTTAAGGCAACAGATAATCAACCATAAAGTTTATTCAGTTATCAATGACCTTGAAGATTTAAGGATCTTCATGCAATACCACGTGTATGCAGTATGGGATTTTATGTCGCTATTGAAATCGCTTCAAATTAACCTTACATGTACAACTATTCCATGGTTCCCGGTCGGATCGGCAAATAACAGGTATCTCATTAATGAAATTGTAGCCGGAGAAGAATCTGATATAGACAGCAAAGGCGAAAGAAAAAGTCACTTTGAGATGTACCTTGATGCCATGAGCCAGTGTGGTGCAGATACAAACCAGATAAATCAGTTCGTAAATGCTTTGAAAACAACCGGTGATTTGAATAAGGCCTATGAGTTATCTGATACTCCGGATGAGGCCAGGAGCTTTGTAGATTTTACATTTAAAGTTATCAATAGCAATCAGCCGCATTTGCAAGCAAGCACGTTTACCTTTGGCAGAGAAGATTTGATACCTAATATGTTCCTGACTATAGTAAACGACCTGAATAGGAAATTTCCTGAACAGATTTCTCTATTTAAGTACTATCTGGATAGGCATATCGAAGTTGATGGAGATCATCATAGTCACCTTGCGCTTGAAATGACTTCAGACTTATGCGGTAATAACGCAGAGTATTGGAATGCTGCAGAGCAAGCAACCATAGAATCGCTTAAAAAGCGAATTGAACTATGGGATGGCGCCTACAATAAAATTGTATTTGCCACCACTATAGCCTAG
- a CDS encoding TlpA family protein disulfide reductase produces the protein MKRLIFSLILCAFSTIAFSQTLLPGSVLPTAVFYKTDGNAYSTTQIAKGKKALLMFFDATCEHCQRTAANMSKRTKELKNINVYMITQDEQRSIDYFFTNYGKPLQALKNVTILQDRDRVFIPLFHPKQYPSLYLYDTAKKLTFYSSNEKDLSKFFDLMK, from the coding sequence ATGAAAAGACTAATATTCTCCCTAATTCTTTGTGCATTTTCGACCATTGCTTTTAGTCAGACTCTTTTACCGGGTAGTGTGCTACCTACGGCAGTTTTCTATAAAACTGATGGCAATGCCTATTCAACAACTCAAATAGCTAAAGGCAAAAAAGCCTTATTGATGTTTTTTGATGCTACTTGCGAACACTGCCAGAGAACAGCCGCAAACATGTCTAAGAGAACCAAAGAACTAAAGAATATTAATGTTTATATGATTACTCAGGATGAGCAACGTTCTATTGACTATTTCTTTACCAATTATGGCAAACCACTACAAGCCCTAAAGAATGTAACGATTTTACAAGATCGTGATCGTGTATTTATTCCGTTGTTCCATCCAAAACAATACCCGTCACTATACCTTTACGATACAGCTAAAAAGCTAACGTTTTACTCCAGCAATGAAAAGGATTTATCAAAATTCTTTGATTTGATGAAATAA
- a CDS encoding aminoacyl-histidine dipeptidase — protein sequence MKVENLEPTALWNNFISLNAIPRASKKEQRVIQFIVDFGESLKLQTIQDHIGNVVIKKPATAGMENRQTVILQSHLDMVHQKNGDTIFNFDTQGIEMYVDGDWVKAKGTTLGADNGIGVATIMSILASSDITHPSIEALFTIDEETGMTGAKELDPSNLSGTILLNLDTEEDDELTIGCAGGIDTNTIYTYKQKQVADNVIAYKISIKGLLGGHSGMDIHKGRANANKLMNRLLYEANQELGIQLGSVDGGSLRNAIPRESNAVIVITSARKEKFNDFIKSFTVTIKAEFHAIEPSLSVSATEAELPGFVMDEGDFTKITNAIYALPNGVFRMSPDIADLVEASSNLARVIIANGEFVTQSLQRSSVESTKRDVAIAVASALEIIGCDVSRSGDYPGWKPNPDSAILELMAELYRNNFNSEPNVNACHAGLECGILGAHLPGMDMISFGPTIHGAHSPDEKVQISSVQKFWDYLLKVLQQIPVKNN from the coding sequence ATGAAAGTTGAAAATTTAGAGCCGACAGCGCTTTGGAATAATTTTATCAGTTTAAATGCAATACCCAGGGCATCAAAAAAAGAACAAAGGGTAATACAGTTTATAGTTGATTTTGGCGAAAGCCTTAAACTGCAAACAATTCAGGATCATATCGGGAATGTAGTTATTAAGAAGCCTGCAACTGCTGGTATGGAGAACAGACAAACCGTAATTTTGCAGTCGCACCTGGATATGGTACACCAAAAGAATGGCGATACCATTTTTAATTTCGATACTCAGGGAATTGAAATGTATGTAGATGGTGATTGGGTTAAGGCAAAAGGTACTACTTTGGGTGCCGATAATGGTATTGGAGTAGCAACTATCATGAGTATTTTGGCCTCTTCAGATATTACTCATCCTTCTATTGAAGCTTTATTTACAATAGATGAAGAAACAGGAATGACAGGAGCAAAGGAGCTTGATCCATCTAACCTTTCGGGAACTATTCTGCTTAACCTTGATACCGAAGAAGATGATGAGCTTACTATTGGATGTGCCGGAGGTATAGATACAAATACGATATATACGTATAAGCAAAAACAAGTTGCAGACAATGTAATAGCTTACAAGATATCTATAAAAGGTTTACTTGGTGGCCATTCTGGTATGGATATTCATAAGGGGCGGGCCAATGCGAATAAATTGATGAACAGGTTGCTTTATGAGGCAAATCAGGAGCTTGGTATCCAGTTGGGCTCAGTTGATGGAGGAAGCTTAAGAAATGCCATACCGAGAGAATCAAATGCAGTGATTGTTATAACATCTGCACGGAAAGAAAAATTTAACGACTTTATAAAAAGTTTTACTGTTACTATTAAGGCTGAATTTCATGCTATAGAGCCTTCTTTATCAGTTTCGGCAACTGAGGCAGAGTTACCTGGGTTTGTGATGGATGAGGGAGATTTTACAAAGATTACAAACGCCATTTATGCGTTGCCTAACGGTGTTTTTAGAATGAGTCCCGATATTGCTGACCTGGTAGAGGCATCCTCTAACCTTGCTAGAGTTATTATTGCAAACGGAGAATTTGTTACCCAGTCGCTACAACGAAGTAGTGTTGAAAGTACCAAGCGTGATGTAGCAATTGCGGTAGCTTCGGCTTTGGAAATTATTGGATGTGATGTTTCGCGTAGTGGAGATTATCCGGGCTGGAAACCTAATCCGGATTCTGCCATTTTAGAATTGATGGCAGAGCTATACAGAAACAATTTCAATTCAGAACCTAACGTTAATGCCTGCCATGCAGGTTTAGAATGCGGTATTCTGGGAGCTCATCTTCCTGGAATGGATATGATTTCTTTTGGACCAACAATTCATGGAGCACATTCGCCAGACGAAAAGGTACAGATCTCTTCAGTACAAAAGTTCTGGGACTATTTGCTAAAGGTACTTCAGCAAATTCCAGTTAAAAATAACTAA
- a CDS encoding c-type cytochrome produces MKVYIYAFLILIVFSLYQCQSYKKASTLKSVSDKPIDFSQSPVVPANESIGKMLIEDGFEVELIAAEPMVTTPVAMSFDQKGRMWVVEMNGYMPDTLGTGEDKPSGKIVILEDKNKDGIADERKLVLDSLVLPRAICLIEDGILVAEPPNLWYYELKNDKPVKRTLVDNKYAVDGNVEHQPNGLLRALDNWIYNAKSSKRYRKQGDKWLIEDTHFRGQWGISQDNYGRLYYNDNSTNLLGDYFSPGFGATNRNQRSVDGFSERTVPDNRVYPIRPTPGVNRGYSPGTLDDSLRLRNFTAACGPLIYRGDLFGSAFDFNAFVAEPSANLIKRNILKENGNAVNGEQAYKNKEFLASVDERFRPVSLYNGPDGALYVVDMYRGIIQHKTYVTPYLSGQIKARNLTLPLACGRIYKIVPKGKKPVAVTIPNDPDKLIALLGSTNGFVRDMAQQTLIDGKYKQAIPHLKAILKETTNPLQVIHAIWTLEGLNALETNEVLPLLKNTNWPIRMQALTVLPSVINLSSYEYYVKALNDLIEANDELAAPYVAFVSKYIKPFNEQAADNMLVGLVKKYPNNSFVSDAVISNLAYREERFKESIAKFEPDTNLKINKQLQRVITAYNNTKKNRDPDVLAKQFPKGSALFLSTCQTCHSHDGNGIASLAPPLNKSQWVNGEKNTLISIVLFGLTGPVNVNGHVYQAPEIAGDMPGIGHSDEISDEDIAQLLSFIRSSWQNNGGKIDVKDVVSVREKLKGRQKAFTVEELESKN; encoded by the coding sequence ATGAAAGTTTACATATACGCGTTTTTAATACTTATTGTTTTTTCTTTATACCAATGCCAGAGTTATAAAAAGGCTTCTACTTTGAAATCGGTTTCAGATAAGCCTATAGATTTTAGTCAGTCGCCTGTTGTTCCCGCCAACGAATCCATTGGTAAAATGCTTATTGAAGATGGATTTGAAGTAGAGCTTATTGCCGCCGAACCGATGGTTACAACACCTGTGGCAATGAGTTTTGATCAGAAAGGACGCATGTGGGTAGTAGAAATGAATGGTTATATGCCCGATACTTTAGGGACTGGAGAAGATAAGCCCTCGGGTAAAATCGTTATTCTGGAGGATAAAAATAAGGACGGTATAGCAGATGAACGTAAACTGGTATTAGATTCATTAGTATTGCCAAGAGCAATTTGCTTAATTGAAGATGGAATTCTGGTAGCAGAACCACCAAACTTGTGGTATTATGAACTTAAAAATGATAAACCGGTAAAAAGAACCCTTGTAGATAATAAATATGCTGTTGATGGTAATGTAGAGCATCAGCCAAATGGATTATTAAGGGCGCTAGATAATTGGATTTATAACGCCAAATCAAGTAAAAGATACAGAAAGCAAGGCGATAAATGGTTAATTGAGGATACGCATTTTAGAGGCCAGTGGGGAATAAGCCAGGATAATTATGGAAGGTTGTACTACAATGATAATTCAACAAATTTATTAGGCGATTATTTTAGCCCGGGCTTTGGCGCTACAAATAGGAACCAAAGAAGTGTAGATGGTTTTTCTGAAAGAACAGTGCCAGATAATCGCGTATACCCAATCAGGCCTACACCAGGGGTAAACAGAGGTTATTCACCAGGAACACTGGATGATAGCTTGAGATTAAGAAACTTTACTGCAGCATGCGGGCCATTGATTTATCGTGGAGATTTATTTGGCAGCGCTTTCGATTTTAATGCATTTGTTGCTGAGCCTTCGGCAAACTTAATTAAGAGAAATATTTTAAAAGAGAACGGAAATGCTGTAAATGGAGAACAAGCATACAAAAATAAAGAGTTTTTAGCCAGCGTCGACGAACGTTTTAGACCCGTAAGTTTATATAATGGGCCTGATGGTGCATTGTATGTTGTGGATATGTATAGGGGAATTATACAGCATAAAACCTATGTTACCCCGTATCTTTCTGGCCAGATTAAAGCCAGAAACCTTACATTACCACTGGCATGCGGCCGAATTTATAAGATTGTTCCTAAAGGTAAAAAGCCAGTTGCTGTAACTATACCTAATGATCCTGATAAACTTATAGCCTTATTGGGAAGTACGAATGGTTTTGTGCGCGATATGGCTCAACAAACGCTAATTGATGGAAAGTACAAGCAAGCCATTCCGCATTTAAAGGCAATTTTAAAGGAAACAACAAATCCTTTACAAGTAATCCATGCAATATGGACGCTTGAGGGTCTTAATGCCTTAGAAACCAATGAGGTATTGCCTTTGTTAAAAAATACAAACTGGCCAATTCGAATGCAGGCTTTAACAGTGTTGCCTTCGGTAATTAATTTATCATCTTATGAGTATTATGTAAAAGCATTAAATGACCTTATAGAAGCTAACGATGAGTTAGCAGCGCCATATGTTGCATTTGTATCAAAATATATTAAGCCATTTAATGAACAGGCAGCCGATAATATGCTGGTTGGTCTTGTAAAAAAATATCCTAACAATAGTTTTGTTTCTGATGCCGTGATTAGCAACTTAGCCTATCGCGAAGAGCGTTTTAAAGAAAGTATCGCCAAATTTGAACCTGATACAAACCTAAAAATAAACAAACAGCTGCAGCGGGTAATTACTGCTTACAATAACACTAAAAAGAATAGAGATCCTGATGTTCTTGCCAAACAATTTCCTAAAGGATCGGCTCTTTTCTTGTCAACCTGCCAAACCTGTCATTCGCACGATGGTAATGGCATAGCTTCTTTAGCTCCGCCGCTAAATAAATCTCAATGGGTGAATGGTGAAAAAAATACACTCATTTCAATTGTGTTGTTTGGATTAACAGGCCCGGTAAATGTTAATGGTCATGTGTATCAGGCCCCTGAAATTGCAGGTGATATGCCTGGAATTGGTCATAGCGATGAAATTTCTGACGAAGATATTGCTCAATTACTAAGCTTTATCAGAAGCTCATGGCAAAACAATGGAGGTAAAATCGATGTTAAGGATGTGGTGAGCGTTCGTGAGAAACTTAAAGGCAGACAAAAAGCATTTACAGTTGAAGAATTAGAATCAAAAAACTGA
- the rpiB gene encoding ribose 5-phosphate isomerase B → MKVIIGSDHAGFAYKTILVKMLLDEGYEVIDKGTHTSAPSDYPDHAAHVAHALLNKEGDRGILVCGSSVGVSMAANKFKGIRAGVCHDTYSAHQSVEHDDVNVLCIGERVIGIELAKDIVRAFLKAIFSNEERHVKRLEKIAAIERGEM, encoded by the coding sequence ATGAAAGTAATAATTGGATCAGATCACGCCGGTTTTGCATATAAAACCATATTAGTGAAAATGTTGCTTGATGAAGGATATGAAGTAATAGATAAAGGAACTCATACAAGTGCGCCAAGTGATTACCCTGATCATGCTGCACATGTTGCTCATGCTTTGTTAAATAAAGAAGGCGACAGGGGGATTTTAGTATGTGGTAGCTCTGTAGGAGTTAGTATGGCAGCAAATAAATTTAAGGGTATCAGAGCAGGTGTATGCCATGATACCTATTCGGCACATCAATCAGTTGAACATGATGACGTAAATGTATTATGTATTGGTGAGCGTGTTATTGGCATTGAATTGGCCAAAGATATTGTGAGGGCGTTTCTCAAGGCTATCTTTTCTAACGAAGAACGACATGTTAAACGATTAGAAAAAATAGCCGCTATTGAGAGAGGAGAGATGTAG
- a CDS encoding DUF4397 domain-containing protein — translation MATKSYTKSSYSNSFIICIVAIIILLLTLLMQSCKNDPAPNPDLSLVSVTNASPTLATYNFYLNQSKVNSGALPFGGVVPYFRLSPGEFTGKLTTETSTESLLSESLKFETGKIYSLFIIGKATSLDYLVVNDNIKVPAAEKAFVRFINLSPDAPALNLAFKDSVAVATDKAYKAASDFVEIPAKLYTFEIKDKASGAVKKELKDIDIKKGKVYTIISKGMLTPEGTEHAFNGQVITNQ, via the coding sequence ATGGCTACTAAATCCTACACTAAAAGCTCTTATTCAAACTCATTTATAATCTGCATTGTTGCTATAATTATCTTGCTTTTAACCTTACTGATGCAATCTTGTAAAAATGATCCTGCTCCCAACCCAGATCTTTCTTTAGTTAGTGTTACTAATGCATCGCCTACTTTAGCTACTTATAATTTCTATTTGAACCAAAGCAAAGTGAATTCCGGTGCGCTTCCTTTTGGGGGTGTTGTACCTTATTTTCGGTTAAGCCCGGGCGAGTTTACCGGTAAACTTACCACCGAAACCAGTACTGAAAGCTTACTTTCGGAAAGCTTAAAATTTGAAACCGGCAAAATCTATTCCTTATTCATTATAGGAAAGGCAACAAGCCTTGACTATCTTGTTGTTAACGATAACATTAAAGTTCCAGCTGCTGAAAAAGCTTTTGTAAGGTTTATAAATTTATCTCCTGATGCCCCCGCGCTTAATCTTGCATTTAAGGATAGTGTTGCTGTGGCTACCGATAAAGCATATAAAGCTGCGAGTGATTTTGTTGAGATTCCTGCCAAGCTCTACACTTTTGAAATTAAAGACAAAGCATCTGGTGCAGTTAAAAAAGAACTGAAAGATATAGATATCAAAAAAGGCAAAGTTTATACTATAATATCAAAAGGCATGCTTACTCCAGAAGGAACCGAACATGCCTTTAATGGCCAAGTTATTACCAATCAATAA
- a CDS encoding murein L,D-transpeptidase translates to MNLLRPFPIIAFLLLGLLFFNSCNQSEKKAPKITKDSLKRRSIKDWNKTIPGNFNSEQELFFDTLQLESFITAHPLLKEYTASIQKFYSNRHFAFAWYNKNGLIEQAGNLTDRVKNLKDEGINKDIPYRASLDSMIYAKSTKKPNIELELMLTAQYFVFAKLAWEGMDASISKSSEWFLPRKKIAYDAYLDSMIKSPAKFAGTTVAPVYRQYDLLKNFLIKYRELEQNDQWQPIVADKKSYKPGDSSAVIAQIKTRLFKLEDFKGDTTDTHYNDEFLLAVKQFQERSGMPADGTIGPGTLTELNTPIKKRIRQLLVNMERSRWLPVQIDSSYLGVNIPEFKLHVYHADSLLWSGNVVVGQSIHKTVIFSGDMKYVVFSPYWNVPTSIVRNEVLPAMRRDKSYIKNHQMEITGYSGGLPVVRQKPGPKNSLGLVKFLFPNSYDIYLHDTPSKSLFGESSRAFSHGCIRVEDPAKLAAFLLKNNKGWDDNKIKTAMNAGKEQYVTLKKKVPVYIAYFTAFIDRNNRLNFRKDIYSRDEPLANMLLKEE, encoded by the coding sequence ATGAATTTGTTACGCCCATTCCCTATTATAGCCTTTTTGCTTTTGGGACTGCTATTTTTTAATAGCTGCAACCAATCGGAAAAGAAGGCACCAAAAATTACAAAAGACTCATTAAAAAGACGTTCTATTAAAGATTGGAACAAAACAATTCCTGGAAATTTTAATTCTGAGCAGGAGTTATTCTTTGATACACTTCAATTAGAATCGTTTATCACTGCGCATCCTTTGCTTAAAGAATATACTGCCTCAATCCAAAAATTTTATAGCAACAGGCATTTTGCCTTTGCATGGTATAACAAAAATGGATTAATAGAACAGGCAGGCAACCTTACGGATCGAGTTAAAAACCTTAAAGATGAAGGGATTAACAAAGATATTCCATACAGGGCTTCGCTGGATTCTATGATTTATGCCAAATCAACCAAAAAACCAAACATTGAACTGGAGCTGATGCTAACTGCTCAATATTTTGTTTTTGCTAAACTGGCCTGGGAAGGCATGGATGCTTCCATTAGTAAATCGTCGGAATGGTTTCTTCCACGTAAAAAGATTGCGTACGATGCTTATTTAGATAGTATGATTAAAAGCCCAGCCAAATTTGCCGGAACAACTGTTGCCCCGGTTTACAGACAATACGATCTGTTAAAGAACTTCCTTATTAAATACCGGGAGCTTGAGCAAAACGACCAATGGCAACCCATAGTGGCTGATAAAAAATCATATAAGCCCGGAGATTCATCGGCAGTGATTGCCCAGATAAAAACACGATTATTTAAATTAGAGGATTTTAAAGGCGACACTACTGATACGCATTACAATGATGAATTTCTTTTAGCCGTAAAACAATTTCAGGAAAGAAGTGGCATGCCTGCGGATGGTACAATAGGCCCCGGCACGTTAACTGAGTTAAATACCCCAATCAAAAAAAGGATAAGGCAGCTTTTAGTTAATATGGAGCGCAGCCGCTGGTTACCTGTTCAAATTGACTCGAGCTACCTTGGTGTAAACATTCCTGAATTTAAATTGCATGTTTACCATGCTGATAGCTTATTGTGGAGTGGAAATGTTGTGGTGGGACAATCTATACACAAAACGGTTATCTTTTCGGGTGATATGAAATATGTAGTATTTAGCCCTTATTGGAATGTTCCGACAAGTATTGTGCGTAATGAGGTATTACCTGCCATGAGGCGAGACAAAAGTTACATTAAAAATCACCAAATGGAAATAACCGGCTACAGCGGCGGCTTGCCGGTGGTAAGGCAAAAGCCTGGCCCAAAAAACTCATTAGGCTTAGTAAAGTTCCTTTTTCCAAATAGTTACGATATCTATTTACACGATACACCTTCGAAATCATTATTCGGGGAATCTTCCAGAGCATTTAGTCATGGTTGTATACGTGTAGAAGATCCTGCAAAACTTGCCGCATTTCTGCTTAAAAACAACAAAGGCTGGGATGACAATAAAATAAAAACTGCCATGAATGCGGGGAAAGAGCAATATGTTACTTTAAAAAAGAAAGTGCCCGTTTACATCGCATATTTTACCGCCTTTATAGATCGAAATAATCGGTTAAATTTCCGTAAAGACATTTATAGTAGAGATGAACCTCTGGCTAATATGCTCCTTAAAGAAGAATAA
- a CDS encoding S41 family peptidase, which produces MKKTIIAILFVLISDLSFSQTLSKTDFMEDLEFLKKTLPVKHTNLFAKINSSQFENKVDQVSMRSNGFDQNRFIAELFKLTKSIGDEHTFIEVDFSKVLPIQFELFKEGLFVVGIDSANALALNSKLESINGHPVSEVMARFKEIIQYENPAYFDDRLLQNLNNPVLLNGLELIDSDSIATFTLSNSTGQIQKISLKPVSGKDVTKLNLVRSGGNLLSHKKRSNYWFDYNADKKILYFNYSECREHQQYSFAKFSEELFPIIDEQKPEKIILDLRYNGGGNSAILNPFIENLSASYLNKKGKFYVLIGRHTFSSAVMNAVRIKRNTNAIFIGQPTSGNINGYGEVRGFELPKSKIIVAYSTKYWENWKGKKGPLKPDTSVEYSIKNYVEGKDEALTQVYKNAKEHSN; this is translated from the coding sequence ATGAAAAAAACAATTATTGCTATTCTATTTGTACTGATCAGCGATCTATCCTTTTCGCAAACATTATCAAAAACCGATTTCATGGAAGATTTAGAATTCCTGAAAAAAACTTTACCTGTTAAGCATACTAACCTTTTTGCCAAAATAAACAGTAGCCAATTTGAAAATAAGGTTGATCAGGTATCCATGAGATCGAACGGATTTGATCAAAATCGCTTTATTGCTGAACTCTTTAAGTTAACAAAATCCATAGGTGATGAGCACACTTTTATAGAAGTAGATTTCAGTAAAGTTTTACCCATTCAATTCGAGCTTTTTAAGGAAGGTTTATTCGTTGTGGGGATCGATTCTGCAAATGCTTTGGCACTGAATAGTAAATTGGAGAGTATAAACGGACATCCGGTTAGTGAAGTAATGGCTCGTTTTAAGGAAATCATCCAATATGAAAATCCTGCGTATTTTGATGATCGCCTTTTGCAAAATCTTAACAATCCAGTATTGTTAAATGGTTTAGAACTGATTGACAGCGATTCGATAGCAACCTTTACATTGAGCAATAGCACTGGTCAGATACAAAAGATTAGTCTTAAACCGGTGTCAGGCAAAGATGTCACAAAGCTGAACCTGGTACGATCGGGGGGAAATCTGCTCTCGCACAAAAAAAGAAGTAATTATTGGTTCGATTATAATGCGGATAAAAAAATCCTTTATTTCAATTATAGCGAATGCAGAGAGCACCAACAATATTCTTTTGCAAAATTCAGTGAAGAACTTTTCCCTATCATTGATGAACAAAAACCCGAAAAAATTATACTCGACCTACGTTACAACGGTGGAGGAAATTCGGCCATTTTAAATCCTTTCATTGAAAACCTATCTGCAAGTTATTTAAACAAGAAAGGAAAATTCTATGTACTTATTGGCCGTCATACTTTCTCATCAGCAGTAATGAATGCGGTGAGGATTAAAAGAAATACAAACGCTATCTTTATTGGCCAACCCACCAGTGGCAATATTAATGGATATGGTGAAGTAAGGGGCTTTGAACTACCAAAATCGAAGATAATAGTAGCCTATTCTACCAAATATTGGGAAAACTGGAAAGGAAAGAAAGGCCCGTTAAAGCCTGATACAAGCGTAGAATATTCAATTAAAAACTATGTAGAAGGAAAAGACGAAGCACTGACTCAGGTGTACAAGAATGCGAAAGAACATTCTAATTAA